From Stigmatopora nigra isolate UIUO_SnigA chromosome 17, RoL_Snig_1.1, whole genome shotgun sequence, a single genomic window includes:
- the LOC144210612 gene encoding ectonucleoside triphosphate diphosphohydrolase 2-like codes for MAQCAAHPAVLILLLLLGLATVLLITVPSEDIPKAPGFMYGIVLDAGSSHTSLFVYKWPADKQNGTGVVTQHSECHAKGNGISGYAGKLGEAGQSLEECLDQALNDVPTHRHGVTPVYLGATAGMRLLRISNPKHSSQILDEVGHKIQSYPFSYQGATILSGQEEGAYGWVTVNYLLENFIKYGFVGRWLSSGRPTVGALDFGGASTQITFVTKEQVEDEKDMMKLRLYGQEYSLYTHSFLCYGQDQVLKRLLAHIFKSQGYSITVIHPCHPSDSSIKVHLESIFNSPCTAKYKPSGYKAQGSLQIVGSGHYEQCVGNVTEMFSFDICPFSRCSFDKVFQPNVTGSFMAFSAFFYIHAFLQRVTGITVSTPTQLQESAKTVCKMSFSQMQALAPDQEARLRDYCASSVFVKVLLLKGYSFDENSFSRISFRKKAGDTSVGWALGYMLSLSNLLPSEKVKTWKALAPGIWESLTVLFVLVLLTSLFFIALRAWEWRKRRLNDRAI; via the exons ATGGCTCAGTGTGCAGCTCATCCTGCCGTCCTTATCTTACTCCTATTGCTCGGTTTGGCTACAGTCCTGCTCATCACTGTGCCAAGCGAAGATATCCCCAAAGCGCCCGGGTTCATG TACGGGATTGTTTTGGATGCTGGATCCTCACACACGTCCTTATTTGTATACAAGTGGCCTGCAGATAAACAAAATGGCACCGGCGTGGTCACGCAACACAGTGAATGTCATGCAAAgg GAAATGGGATATCCGGCTATGCTGGCAAACTGGGAGAAGCAGGACAGAGTTTAGAGGAGTGTCTAGACCAGGCATTGAATGATGTGCCCACCCACAGACATGGGGTCACACCTGTGTACCTGGGTGCCACAGCTGGTATGAGGCTTCTGCG TATTTCCAATCCAAAGCATTCATCTCAAATTCTGGATGAAGTTGGCCATAAAATCCAGTCATACCCTTTCAGCTACCAAGGGGCTACTATTTTGTCCGGCCAAGAAGAGGGGGCATATGGTTGGGTCACTGTTAACTACCTTTTAGAGAATTTCATCAAG TACGGCTTTGTTGGGCGGTGGCTTAGTTCTGGCAGGCCAACGGTTGGGGCCCTCGATTTCGGTGGTGCATCCACCCAGATAACATTTGTGACTAAGGAGCAAGTGGAGGATGAGAAGGATATGATGAAGCTACGTCTGTACGGCCAAGAATATTCTTTATATACGCACAGCTTTCTCTGCTATGGTCAGGATCAGGTTCTTAAGAGACTGCTGGCACACATTTTCAAG tcTCAGGGATATTCCATAACAGTTATTCACCCATGCCACCCTTCTGACTCTTCGATAAAAGTTCATCTGGAAAGTATATTCAACTCGCCATGTACAGCCAAGTACAAACCGAGTGGCTACAAAGCTCAGGGCTCTTTACAAATCGTCGGAAGTGGACATTATGAGCAATGTGTAGGCAACGTGACAGAGATGTTCTCCTTCGACATTTGTCCATTTTCTCGGTGCTCCTTTGATAAAGTCTTTCAGCCTAATGTGACTGGCAGCTTCATG GCATTTTCAGCTTTTTTCTACATTCACGCCTTCCTCCAGCGCGTTACTGGAATCACAGTTAGCACTCCCACGCAATTGCAAGAATCTGCTAAAACAGTGTGCAAGATGAGTTTTTCGCAG ATGCAAGCTCTTGCTCCAGATCAAGAAGCTCGCCTGAGGGACTATTGCGCTTCTTCTGTGTTTGTCAAGGTTCTTCTTCTCAAAGGATACAGCTTTGATGAAAATTCATTCTCACGcatttcatttagaaaaaag GCTGGTGACACCTCAGTTGGATGGGCTCTGGGATACATGTTAAGCCTGAGTAATTTGCTGCCATCGGAAAAAGTTAAAACGTGGAAGGCGTTAGCGCCGGGCATATGGGAAAGCCTCACTGTTCTTTTTGTGCTGGTCTTGCTCACTTCTCTCTTCTTCATTGCTCTGCGAGCGTGGGAGTGGCGAAAAAGAAGACTTAACGATAGAGCAATCTAG
- the phpt1 gene encoding 14 kDa phosphohistidine phosphatase, translating to MCTQTKAAARMVNIPQADIDPSGVFKYVLIRVHSKEKDDESEVDIVRGYGWAEYHADIYDKVSEELEKDGLLDCECVGGGRIQHDAQAKKIHVYGYSMGFGRANHATTTEKLKVRYPDYEVTWDNEGY from the exons ATGTGCACCCAAACGAAAGCGGCTGCTCGCATGGTGAACATTCCGCAGGCAGACATCGATCCCTCCGGGGTATTTAAATACGTCCTCATCAGAGTCCACAGCAAAGAGAAAGATGACGAATCCGAAGTAGATATCGTCCGTGGATACGGCTGGGCTGAGTACCACG CGGATATCTACGATAAGGTTTCTGAGGAGCTGGAAAAAGATGGTCTCCTGGACTGTGAGTGTGTCGGAGGAGGAAGGATACAACATGATGCCCAAGCTAAAAAGATCCACGTTTACGGTTATTCTATG GGGTTTGGAAGAGCCAACCATGCAACAACCACTGAAAAACTGAAGGTTCGCTACCCAGATTATGAGGTGACCTGGGATAATGAAGGATACTGA